The following are encoded in a window of Arthrobacter antioxidans genomic DNA:
- a CDS encoding putative baseplate assembly protein codes for MSVEPGTPRISNRPGLPAIRYRLRAYPQFRGAMLARLAFEMVEGRVPLRDLTARRDDDFGIALIDLWSYVADILTFYQERSANEAYLGTARQPESLRRLAAMLDYRPVPGIAASAQLAFTLHPPTPAAQQTLISGSLRAQSVPAQGEKPQKFETLQPRLARYEWNRLRPVTHRPQDWNQQTAAVQLDGQVRSLSTGCPLLLVGFEHDEDPGTPRWDLRRVQSVRPGPENTTVALDKSLAAAQPDPHRQQTGPAAYAMRATASLFGFNAPMLAALPEVTRRQLAGHDFKIMTTTKESLEGESGRTIVTTTDIVSATEKPLPPLPADWDFGKSPPDGRDIDLDAVYPVLPNSWLVLERPGTARLYRVDGVATQARNDFLLTGKVTRLTLHSGEGVADFKQDPRRTAVHLTPEPLRLGQEEVAASFPKDWLDVQGSHTALERGRPLLISGPAAPAELAELARVEAAGADTRLFFSKPLAHSYDRIGLTVYANVAAAAHGEAAAEVLGSGDASQPFQAFTLKKSPLTYRVQAGAPNGATSTLQVRVDGVLWTESRSFYGHGPQEPVYTTVTAGDGSTTVRFGDGVTGRRLPTGRGNVTADYRHGLGAAGNVSAGTITTLLDRPLGLKSVLNLLPAAGGAEPEPAEALRRNAPNTVRTFGRIVSLRDFEDAAREYAGIAKARAVVEWDGETQLVRLTVAGDGGATLPAGADTHTALLADLDARRDTNRVLQLDSYAELPLQLAATVLVDAPTFRPDDVLAAVRDAVADHFSFDRLDLGGRVNRSDLYPVFHSVAGVLAVRIHTFRAVPSAGEEGTTPPLSTAVVPASHQLMVLEDPRLAGLTTTTEYKEAGS; via the coding sequence ATGTCGGTGGAACCAGGGACGCCACGGATCAGCAACAGGCCCGGCCTGCCGGCCATCCGCTACCGGCTCCGCGCCTACCCCCAGTTCCGCGGCGCAATGCTCGCCCGTTTGGCGTTCGAGATGGTGGAGGGCCGGGTTCCCCTGCGGGACCTCACTGCCCGCCGGGACGACGATTTCGGGATAGCGCTGATCGACCTGTGGTCCTATGTCGCGGACATCCTCACCTTCTACCAGGAGCGCAGTGCCAACGAGGCCTACCTGGGCACGGCCCGGCAACCGGAAAGCCTGCGCCGGCTGGCCGCCATGCTGGACTACCGGCCGGTCCCGGGGATCGCCGCGTCGGCCCAGCTGGCCTTCACCCTGCACCCTCCCACGCCGGCCGCCCAGCAGACCCTCATCTCCGGATCCCTGCGGGCGCAGAGCGTCCCCGCCCAGGGGGAGAAACCGCAGAAGTTCGAGACCCTGCAGCCGCGGCTGGCCCGGTATGAATGGAATCGCCTGCGGCCCGTCACGCACCGCCCGCAGGACTGGAATCAGCAGACCGCGGCCGTGCAGCTGGACGGCCAGGTCCGTTCCCTCTCCACCGGCTGCCCCCTGCTGCTGGTGGGCTTCGAGCACGACGAGGATCCGGGAACACCGCGCTGGGATCTCCGCCGGGTCCAGTCCGTCCGACCGGGACCAGAGAACACCACCGTGGCCCTGGACAAATCCCTGGCCGCTGCCCAGCCGGACCCGCACAGGCAACAGACGGGCCCTGCCGCGTACGCCATGCGCGCCACGGCCTCCCTCTTCGGGTTCAACGCCCCCATGCTGGCCGCACTACCGGAAGTCACCCGGCGCCAGCTCGCCGGCCACGATTTCAAGATCATGACCACCACCAAGGAAAGCCTTGAGGGTGAAAGCGGCCGGACCATCGTCACCACGACGGACATCGTGTCCGCGACCGAGAAGCCGCTGCCGCCTCTGCCCGCCGACTGGGATTTCGGGAAGAGCCCTCCTGATGGCCGGGACATCGACCTCGACGCCGTGTACCCGGTGCTGCCCAATTCCTGGCTGGTGCTCGAGCGGCCCGGGACTGCCCGGCTCTACCGGGTGGACGGCGTCGCGACGCAGGCCCGCAACGATTTCCTGCTGACCGGCAAGGTCACCCGGCTCACGCTGCACTCCGGGGAAGGGGTAGCCGATTTCAAACAGGACCCGCGCCGGACGGCGGTACATCTGACGCCGGAGCCACTCCGGCTGGGACAGGAAGAGGTCGCCGCATCATTTCCGAAGGACTGGCTCGATGTCCAGGGCAGCCACACGGCGCTGGAGCGCGGCCGTCCCCTCCTGATCAGCGGACCCGCTGCACCTGCCGAACTGGCTGAACTCGCCCGGGTCGAAGCCGCTGGCGCGGACACCCGGCTGTTCTTCTCCAAACCCCTGGCCCACAGCTACGACCGGATCGGACTGACCGTCTACGCCAACGTGGCGGCCGCGGCACACGGGGAGGCCGCGGCGGAGGTCCTGGGCAGCGGCGACGCCTCGCAGCCGTTCCAGGCCTTCACGCTGAAGAAGTCCCCACTGACCTACCGGGTGCAGGCCGGAGCCCCGAACGGCGCGACCAGCACACTCCAGGTCCGGGTGGACGGAGTCCTCTGGACGGAGTCGCGCAGCTTCTACGGTCACGGGCCGCAGGAACCCGTCTACACCACGGTCACCGCCGGGGACGGCAGCACGACGGTGCGGTTCGGTGACGGCGTCACGGGCCGACGGCTCCCCACCGGGCGCGGCAACGTGACCGCCGACTACCGCCACGGACTCGGCGCGGCCGGCAACGTCTCGGCCGGAACCATAACCACCCTCCTGGACCGTCCGCTGGGCCTGAAGAGCGTGCTCAACCTGCTGCCGGCTGCCGGAGGGGCGGAGCCCGAACCCGCGGAAGCGCTACGTCGCAACGCCCCGAACACGGTGCGGACCTTTGGAAGGATCGTCTCACTGCGTGACTTCGAGGACGCCGCGCGCGAATACGCCGGCATAGCCAAAGCCCGCGCGGTAGTCGAGTGGGACGGTGAGACCCAGCTGGTCCGGCTCACCGTGGCCGGTGACGGCGGTGCCACTCTTCCGGCCGGCGCCGACACCCACACGGCGCTGCTGGCCGACCTGGACGCTCGCCGGGACACCAACCGCGTGCTCCAGCTTGACAGCTACGCCGAACTGCCCCTGCAACTGGCCGCCACGGTCCTGGTGGACGCCCCCACCTTCAGGCCCGACGACGTCCTCGCTGCCGTGCGCGACGCTGTGGCCGACCACTTCTCCTTCGACCGACTCGACCTGGGTGGGCGTGTGAACCGAAGCGACCTGTATCCCGTCTTCCACTCGGTCGCCGGAGTGCTGGCCGTGCGCATCCACACCTTCCGGGCTGTGCCCTCGGCCGGCGAGGAGGGAACGACCCCGCCACTGAGCACCGCCGTCGTTCCCGCCAGCCACCAGCTCATGGTCCTGGAGGACCCTCGTCTGGCCGGTCTCACCACAACCACGGAGTACAAGGAGGCCGGCTCGTGA
- a CDS encoding GPW/gp25 family protein, whose protein sequence is MDSRLDYPFTVDRRGRTATTDKSDHLQDMIHAVLFTRPGERVNRPDFGCGLAALLFQPNTTVLAGETRLQVMSALQRWLATAITVERVEVQAAEERLVVTIEYIRLDTGQRVTDTFQAG, encoded by the coding sequence GTGGACTCACGCCTTGATTATCCGTTCACGGTGGACCGGCGCGGGCGCACCGCCACCACCGACAAGTCCGATCACCTGCAGGACATGATCCATGCGGTTCTGTTCACCCGTCCCGGCGAACGGGTGAACAGGCCGGACTTCGGCTGCGGCCTGGCGGCGCTGCTGTTCCAGCCGAACACCACGGTGCTGGCCGGCGAGACGCGACTCCAGGTGATGAGTGCCCTGCAGCGCTGGCTGGCCACTGCCATCACGGTGGAGCGGGTGGAAGTGCAGGCCGCGGAGGAGCGGCTGGTCGTCACCATCGAATACATCCGGCTGGACACAGGCCAGCGTGTCACCGACACGTTCCAGGCAGGCTAG
- a CDS encoding phage baseplate assembly protein V, whose translation MEAHAYWGKFRGLVTNVDDPAGLGRIRANVPSVLHGLETGWALPCVPYAGEGVGFHLIPPVGAGVWIEFESGETSAPVWTGCWWGEGQMPEEATPEIKIIKTAAHTLILDDTPGGEKIELRHADGSVLRMDSDGIRLAHEGGAALHIDASSITMDNNGPRVILEASSITLNNNGRKIELGSASVTINGTSLEVM comes from the coding sequence ATGGAAGCACACGCCTACTGGGGCAAGTTCCGCGGTCTGGTCACCAACGTCGACGACCCCGCCGGGTTGGGCCGGATCCGGGCCAACGTGCCGTCCGTCCTGCACGGCCTCGAAACCGGCTGGGCACTGCCATGCGTGCCCTACGCCGGCGAGGGCGTGGGCTTCCACCTGATCCCGCCCGTCGGGGCAGGCGTGTGGATCGAATTCGAGTCCGGTGAGACATCCGCCCCCGTCTGGACAGGCTGCTGGTGGGGTGAGGGTCAGATGCCGGAGGAGGCCACCCCGGAAATCAAGATCATCAAGACCGCAGCCCACACCCTCATCCTGGACGACACCCCGGGCGGGGAGAAGATCGAACTCCGGCACGCCGACGGCAGTGTGCTGCGCATGGACAGCGACGGCATCCGGCTGGCCCACGAGGGTGGCGCGGCCCTGCACATTGACGCGTCCAGCATCACGATGGACAACAACGGACCCCGTGTGATCCTGGAGGCCAGCAGCATCACACTGAACAACAACGGCAGGAAGATCGAGCTGGGCAGCGCCTCCGTGACGATCAACGGAACCTCCCTGGAGGTGATGTAG
- a CDS encoding phage late control D family protein — MSTRTGYSLTVDGSPLPAVVLGQLERVECEEHLRLADVLRLHFSAAQKAGARGWEIIDDGLFGRLARIRLDVTVGSGSQPLFEGYVVEAIAGFSSDPDKTTYTVVAFDTSVLLHLQARTRAWPDMSDGDVADAVFADYGLASIVESTQPTRADTDQTLLQSETDMQLLRRLARRNGYECYVDLNQSGVPTGHFHPAELDAEPQGIISVGLGAQSNTEKLSVSHDMLRPVSAAAHNVDHGSLEVQEASAIAVAAPLLGGESVLTTNRPRTHLVRGTALAAVPELQSYAQAVTDRSALAIRAEGEVRSATYGGVIRARKPLLVRGAGGSLSGTFLVERVFHAFAGTDYTQSFTLVRNATGLAGEDFTGMAGG, encoded by the coding sequence GTGAGCACCCGGACCGGCTACTCGCTCACCGTTGACGGCTCGCCCCTGCCTGCCGTCGTCCTGGGACAACTCGAACGCGTCGAATGCGAGGAGCACCTCCGGCTAGCCGACGTGCTGCGGCTACACTTCAGCGCCGCACAGAAGGCCGGCGCCCGTGGCTGGGAAATCATCGATGATGGTCTTTTCGGGCGGCTGGCCCGGATCCGGCTCGACGTCACCGTGGGCAGCGGGAGCCAGCCGCTCTTCGAGGGGTACGTGGTGGAGGCGATCGCCGGGTTCTCCAGCGACCCGGACAAGACCACCTACACCGTGGTGGCCTTCGACACGTCCGTGCTGCTGCATCTTCAGGCCCGGACACGGGCCTGGCCGGACATGTCCGACGGTGATGTCGCGGACGCCGTTTTCGCCGATTACGGGCTGGCGTCCATTGTGGAATCCACGCAGCCCACCCGCGCGGACACGGACCAGACGCTGCTGCAGTCGGAGACGGACATGCAGCTGCTGCGCCGCCTCGCCCGCAGAAACGGCTACGAATGCTACGTGGACCTGAACCAGTCAGGGGTGCCCACGGGCCATTTCCATCCGGCGGAACTCGACGCCGAACCGCAGGGCATCATTTCCGTGGGCCTGGGCGCCCAAAGCAACACGGAGAAGCTATCCGTGTCGCATGACATGCTGCGCCCGGTGTCCGCCGCGGCCCACAATGTGGATCACGGCTCGCTGGAGGTCCAGGAAGCCTCCGCTATCGCCGTAGCCGCTCCCCTGCTCGGTGGCGAATCCGTGCTCACCACGAACCGGCCCCGCACGCACCTGGTCCGTGGCACCGCGCTCGCGGCGGTCCCCGAGCTGCAGTCCTACGCCCAGGCGGTAACAGACCGGTCCGCGTTGGCCATCCGCGCCGAAGGTGAGGTCAGGTCCGCGACCTACGGTGGCGTCATCCGCGCCAGGAAGCCGTTGCTGGTCCGCGGCGCCGGAGGCTCGCTCAGCGGGACGTTCCTGGTGGAGCGGGTCTTCCACGCCTTCGCCGGCACCGACTACACGCAATCCTTCACGCTGGTGCGTAACGCCACCGGGCTCGCCGGCGAAGACTTCACGGGGATGGCGGGAGGCTGA
- a CDS encoding tetratricopeptide repeat protein → MEQFSARDHNNRGALLQTQGDFDGASAAYALALELDPRDATALNNSAFLSVQTGDLPGGIARYRRALEIDPQRSTVHANLGGALALAGETAEAADELETAVSLDAQNLLAWEALAQCRLLQQDPARAEQAYRRAAWLLPEQPQLLTRLGSVIAVQGRVAEAVELFQQAAALDPADPRPWQQWSAVAMARQDYGTAGDLLRHAMELEPEDREANYQMAMLCVARGDAAGAEELLRKVLERDPGFADARENLGVLLLASNRAAAALELLAPAKDGDVAGSRARYYYAAALAAARRPDEATGLMRALAGTGDATPDRYAALAAQFLTRGGKP, encoded by the coding sequence ATGGAACAGTTCAGCGCGCGCGATCACAACAACCGCGGAGCCCTGCTGCAGACACAGGGAGATTTCGATGGTGCGTCGGCGGCCTACGCGCTCGCGCTGGAACTCGACCCGCGGGACGCGACCGCCCTGAACAACTCCGCTTTCCTGTCCGTGCAGACAGGGGACCTGCCCGGCGGCATCGCACGCTACCGCCGGGCGCTGGAGATCGACCCCCAGCGAAGCACGGTCCACGCCAACCTCGGTGGGGCCCTCGCCCTCGCCGGGGAGACCGCGGAGGCCGCTGACGAGCTGGAGACGGCCGTCTCGCTGGATGCGCAGAACCTGTTGGCGTGGGAAGCCCTCGCTCAGTGCAGGCTGCTCCAGCAGGACCCGGCCCGTGCGGAGCAGGCGTACCGCCGAGCCGCCTGGCTGCTGCCGGAGCAGCCACAGCTGCTCACCCGGCTCGGCAGCGTGATCGCAGTGCAGGGCCGGGTGGCCGAAGCCGTCGAACTGTTCCAGCAGGCTGCCGCCCTGGACCCGGCAGACCCGCGCCCCTGGCAGCAGTGGTCCGCCGTGGCCATGGCCCGCCAGGACTACGGCACCGCCGGGGACCTGCTCCGGCACGCCATGGAGCTGGAGCCCGAGGACCGCGAGGCGAACTACCAGATGGCCATGCTCTGCGTGGCCCGCGGTGACGCCGCGGGCGCTGAGGAACTGCTGCGGAAGGTGCTGGAACGGGATCCCGGTTTCGCGGACGCCCGGGAGAACCTGGGCGTGCTGCTGCTGGCGTCGAACCGAGCGGCCGCGGCACTGGAGCTCCTGGCTCCGGCTAAGGACGGCGACGTCGCCGGATCTCGGGCGCGTTACTACTACGCCGCAGCACTCGCGGCCGCTCGCCGCCCGGACGAAGCCACCGGACTGATGCGGGCCCTGGCCGGCACCGGGGATGCTACACCGGACAGGTACGCTGCGTTGGCCGCACAGTTCTTGACGCGAGGAGGCAAGCCATGA